From the genome of Glycine max cultivar Williams 82 chromosome 2, Glycine_max_v4.0, whole genome shotgun sequence, one region includes:
- the LOC100797744 gene encoding probable leucine-rich repeat receptor-like protein kinase At1g35710, which translates to MARAPFTSFPFVLIILLSIVHLSHCKTLKRDVKALNEIKASLGWRVVYAWVGDDPCGDGDLPPWSGVTCSTVGDYRVVTELEVYAVSIVGPFPTAVTSLLDLTRLDLHNNKLTGPIPPQIGRLKRLKILNLRWNKLQDAIPPEIGELKSLTHLYLSFNNFKGEIPKELANLPDLRYLYLHENRLAGRIPPELGTLQNLRHLDAGNNHLVGTIRELIRIEGCFPALRNLYLNNNYFTGGIPAQLANLTSLEILYLSYNKMSGVIPSTVAHIPKLTYLYLDHNQFSGRIPEPFYKHPFLKEMYIEGNAFRPGVNPIGFHKVLEVSDGDFLV; encoded by the exons ATGGCGCGTGCACCCTTCACTTCTTTCCCCTTCGTCCTCATTATCCTTCTGTCAATCGTCCACCTTTCGCACTGCAAGACCCTCAAACGTGACG TTAAGGCTTTGAACGAGATCAAGGCTTCGCTTGGGTGGAGAGTGGTGTATGCGTGGGTCGGTGATGACCCTTGTGGAGATGGGGATCTTCCTCCTTGGTCTGGTGTCACGTGTTCCACTGTCGGTGATTATCGTGTTGTTACCGAGCT TGAGGTGTATGCGGTGTCGATTGTTGGACCTTTTCCCACTGCTGTTACCAGCTTGTTGGATCTTACACGGCT TGATCTTCACAATAACAAGTTGACAGGGCCTATTCCTCCTCAAATTGGACGGTTGAAGCGTCTTAAAATACT AAATTTGAGGTGGAACAAACTACAGGATGCAATTCCTCCAGAAATTGGTGAGCTTAAAAGTTTGACGCATCT GTACCTAAGCTTCAACAATTTCAAGGGAGAAATTCCCAAGGAGCTAGCAAATCTTCCAGACCTTCGCTATCTATATCTCCATGAAAACCGTTTAGCTGGAAGAATACCACCGGAATTGGGCACACTGCAAAATCTTCGGCACTT GGATGCTGGTAACAATCATTTAGTGGGTACCATAAGGGAACTCATTCGTATTGAAGGTTGCTTTCCTGCACTACGCAATCT GTAtctaaacaataattattttactggaGGAATACCTGCACAACTTGCTAACCTAACCAGTCTTGAGATCtt GTACTTGTCCTACAACAAAATGTCTGGAGTTATACCATCCACTGTTGCTCATATTCCTAAATTGACATACTT GTACTTGGATCACAATCAGTTTTCAGGGAGAATTCCTGAACCCTTTTACAAGCATCcatttttgaaagaaat GTACATTGAGGGAAATGCATTCCGGCCTGGTGTCAACCCCATTGGTTTCCACAAAGTGCTTGAAGTTTCTGATGGAGACTTCCTCGTTTAA